In Citrus sinensis cultivar Valencia sweet orange chromosome 4, DVS_A1.0, whole genome shotgun sequence, one DNA window encodes the following:
- the LOC102624094 gene encoding protein RGF1 INDUCIBLE TRANSCRIPTION FACTOR 1-like — protein MGPDEEDNRWPPWLKPLLRESFFVQCKLHPDSHKSECNMYCLDCMNGAFCSLCLDYHKDHRAIQIRRSSYHDVIRVSEIQKVLDISGVQTYVINSARVVFLNERPQPRPGKGVTNTCEVCDRSLLDSFRFCSLGCKIVGTSKNFQKRKNRLAMGSDSEDSYSSGIHGKLKNRDFSSNNNNKMQSFSPSTPPPTAVSHRISKRRKGIPHRAPMGGLLIEF, from the exons ATG GGCCCCGATGAAGAGGACAACAGGTGGCCTCCATGGCTGAAGCCATTGCTAAGGGAGAGCTTCTTCGTTCAATGCAAGTTACATCCTGATTCTCATAAGAGTGAATGCAATATGTATTGTTTGGATTGTATGAATGGCGCTTTCTGCTCTCTCTGCTTGGACTACCATAAGGACCATCGTGCTATTCAg ATAAGAAGGTCCTCATACCATGATGTGATAAGGGTATCTGAAATTCAGAAGGTGCTTGACATATCTGGAGTCCAAACTTATGTTATAAACAGTGCCAGAGTTGTGTTCTTGAATGAGAGGCCTCAGCCTAGGCCTGGCAAGGGTGTCACAAACACCTGCGAGGTTTGCGACCGCAGTCTCCTTGATTCCTTCCGCTTCTGCTCTCTTGGCTGCAAG ATTGTTGGAACATcaaagaattttcaaaagaGGAAGAACCGGCTAGCAATGGGATCAGACTCTGAGGATTCATACAGCAGCGGCATCCACGGCAAGCTGAAGAATAGGGACTtcagcagcaacaacaacaacaaaatgcaAAGCTTCTCCCCCTCAACACCCCCTCCAACTGCTGTTAGTCACCGAATCAGCAAGCGAAGAAAGGGAATCCCTCACCGAGCTCCAATGGGGGGATTATTGATAGAATTCTAG